AGGGCGAACCCGCAGCTCAGTTACCCTTTGCAGGTACTGCTGGACATCCATCGCTGCTCTGCACGGAGCAGCTGGATCTGCACGAATCCGGGAGCATCGCCCGTGGCCCGAGTCGTCGTCGACGTCATGCCCAAGCAGGAGATCCTCGATCCGCAGGGTCAGGCGGTGGCCACCGCGCTGCCCCGGCTCGGTTTCGCGGGCATCTCCGAAGTCCGCCAGGGGAAGCGGTTCGAGCTGGAGGTCGCCGACGACGTCGACGACGCCACGCTCGCCCAGATCGCCGAAACGCTGCTCGCCAACCCCGTGATCGAGGACTTCGCCGTCCGCAGGGTGGAAGCATGAGCGATTTCGGGCCCACTTCAGCCCTGCGCAACCGCGCCTCAGGGGAACGTGACGCAAGCCGGCCACGAGAAACCGCGACACGCGAGGTCCGGCCGGGCGCAACCACCACTGCGACTCGCGGAGAGGCGGTACCGGCATGAGCGCGAAGATCGGTGTCATCACCTTCCCCGGCACGCTCGATGACGTGGACGCCCAGCGTGCCGCGCGCCGGGCCGGTGCCGAAGCGGTCCCGCTGTGGCACGCCGACGCGGACCTGCGCGGCGTGGACGCGGTGATCGTGCCCGGCGGGTTCTCCTACGGGGACTACCTGCGCTGCGGCGCCATCGCGAAGTTCGCCCCGGTGATGGGCGAGGTGGTGCGCGCCGCCGGGCAGGGCATGCCGGTGCTCGGCATCTGCAACGGCTTCCAGATCCTCTGCGAGGCAGGCCTGCTGCCGGGTGCGCTGACCCGCAACTCGGCGCTGCACTTCGTGTGCCGCGACCAGTGGCTGAAGGTGGAGAACAACACCTCCGCGTGGACGTCCC
This window of the Saccharopolyspora gloriosae genome carries:
- the purS gene encoding phosphoribosylformylglycinamidine synthase subunit PurS; this encodes MARVVVDVMPKQEILDPQGQAVATALPRLGFAGISEVRQGKRFELEVADDVDDATLAQIAETLLANPVIEDFAVRRVEA
- the purQ gene encoding phosphoribosylformylglycinamidine synthase subunit PurQ; its protein translation is MSAKIGVITFPGTLDDVDAQRAARRAGAEAVPLWHADADLRGVDAVIVPGGFSYGDYLRCGAIAKFAPVMGEVVRAAGQGMPVLGICNGFQILCEAGLLPGALTRNSALHFVCRDQWLKVENNTSAWTSRYDAGAELLVPLKSGEGAYMADAAVLDELEGEGRVLFRYAGDDPNGSLRGIAGITDARGRVAGLMPHPEHAIDPLTGPTDDGLGMFLSVLDVLVAA